In Mesorhizobium sp. M9A.F.Ca.ET.002.03.1.2, the DNA window GGACGCCGTGCTGAAGGTCGGCGACCTCGAATATCTGCCGGCGGCCAAGCGTTTCGTGCTGACCATGAACCGTTTCGTCTGGGAGGCCAAATCCGGCCTGTTCCGCCGGCACAATGAGCGACGGCAAAGCGTGCTGCATTTCGACCGGGTTCTGGGTGCCAAGACCAGCGGCATTGCCCGCGACAAGCCTGATGAGGTCCTGTCCCTGCTGGCGATCAGCTTCGTCGCGCTCGACAAGCCCGCCGGCATCGTCGAGCTGATCTTTTCAGGCGGCGGCGCGATCATGCTCGATGTCGAATGCATCGAGGCGCGGCTAGCCGACATCGGCGGCGCCTGGGAAGCGACGTCGCGCCCCTTCCACAGAGCCTGAGCAACACAAGATGGCCATCACCCTTCGTCTGTCCGACGCCGATTTCGAGCAGCGCTTTGCCGCGTTCCTTTTGACCAAGCGGGAGGTCTCGGCCGATGTCGACGCCGTGGTGCGCGCGATCATCGCGCGGGTGCGCGCCGAAGGCGACGCGGCGCTGATCGACTATACGCAGAAATTCGAACAGGCCGATCTGAAAGGCCTCGGCATGGCCGTCTCGCAGGACGACATCGCCAAGGCCTACGGTGCGGCCGACCCGCAAACCATCGAGGCACTGAAATGCGCCCGTGACCGGATCCGTTCCCATCACGAGCGGCAGCGGCCGAAGGACGACCGCTATACGGACGCCGCCGGCGTCGAGCTCGGCTCGCGCTGGACGGCGATCGAGGCGGTCGGGCTCTATGTGCCGGCGGCACGGCGAGCTATCCAAGCTCGGTGCTGATGAGCGCCGTGCCAGCCAAGGTCGCCGGCGTCGAGCGCATCGTCATGGCGGTGCCGGCGCCCGGCGGCGTCATCAATCCGCTGGTGCTGGTGGCGGCGGATCTGACCGGCATATCCGAGATCTACCGCATCGGCGGCGCGCAGGCGATCGCGGCGCTTGCCTATGGCACCGAGACGATAAAGCCCGTCGCCAAGATCGTCGGCCCGGGCAACGCCTATGTCGCGGCGGCCAAGCGCCAGGTGTTCGGCACGGTCGGCATCGACATGATCGCCGGGCCTTCGGAAGTGCTTGTCGTGGCCGACGGCAGCAACGACCCGGACTGGATCGCCGCCGACCTGCTTGCCCAGGCCGAGCATGACGTGTCGGCGCAATCGATCCTGATCACCGACCATCCCGCCTTCGGCGAAGCGGTCGAACAGGCGGTCGAACGCCAGTTGCTGAGCCTGCCGCGCGCCGAGACGGCGGCGGCGAGCTGGCGCGATTTCGGCGCCGTCATCCAAGTCCCGACGATCGAGGCGGCACTGCCGCTGGTCGATCGCATCGCCGCCGAACATGTCGAACTCGCCATCGACGAGCCGGAAGCCTTCCTGGCGCGGATGCGCAACGCCGGCGCCGTCTTTCTCGGCCGCCACACGCCGGAGGCCATCGGCGACTATGTTGGCGGCTCCAACCATGTGCTGC includes these proteins:
- a CDS encoding DUF2948 family protein, which encodes MALKLVALDDQDLSIVSAHVQDAVLKVGDLEYLPAAKRFVLTMNRFVWEAKSGLFRRHNERRQSVLHFDRVLGAKTSGIARDKPDEVLSLLAISFVALDKPAGIVELIFSGGGAIMLDVECIEARLADIGGAWEATSRPFHRA